One window of Longimicrobium sp. genomic DNA carries:
- a CDS encoding HU family DNA-binding protein: MNKSELVQQLASRADLSRSEAARVVDALFSVDDGIIAKTLRGGDKVQITGFGSFESKRREARKGRNPRTGKEIEITPSTSASFRPGKGLKDAFAGPGTSAGPGTGSGGPGRKGR; the protein is encoded by the coding sequence ATGAACAAGTCTGAATTGGTCCAGCAGCTTGCCAGCCGTGCAGACCTCAGTCGGTCTGAGGCAGCGAGAGTCGTCGATGCACTGTTCAGTGTCGATGATGGAATAATTGCCAAGACCCTGCGGGGCGGCGACAAGGTTCAGATCACAGGGTTTGGGAGCTTCGAGAGCAAGCGCCGCGAAGCTCGTAAGGGGCGCAATCCCCGGACGGGGAAAGAGATTGAGATCACGCCCTCCACCAGCGCCTCTTTTCGCCCTGGAAAAGGCTTGAAAGACGCATTCGCAGGTCCAGGAACAAGCGCAGGTCCCGGGACTGGTAGCGGAGGTCCTGGAAGGAAAGGGCGTTAA